The DNA window CAGTCAAGTTTTTCTTGTTTCCAAGACCTGCTGCTTGCGCACCATTTGCTCCTGTGACATTTTCGAGCTGTCTTAGCTCTAGTCTACCACCGAGGTCCAAATCCTGCAGCTCTCTCACATTACTGCAACCGGAGTCGGTACCTGCTACAAAGCATGTAAGTGTCTGTAGGGAAGTGAGGTGTCCGAGCCCTCCGGGCATGCTTTTCAACTTTCTACATCCGTGAGTGTAGAGGTGACGGAGGGAAGTCAAATACTTCAGTTCCTTTGGAAGTCGTTCAAGCTTACGACAGTAAGAAAGTTTCAGTGTTTGCAGATGATATAGGATGCTAATGTCTTCAGGAAGTGCTTCAATTTCACTTTCTGAGAGATCAAGATACCTCAGGTGATGAAGATATTTCGGCCTTAGGAATGAACCTCGTTTGATCTTTAAGGCTCTGATAGAGTTGTATTTTGATAAGATCTTCAAATCTTCTTTTACATATCCATCACATATCAATGTTTGGAAAGCTGGAGATCCTTTCTCTACGGAAGCATTCAGAAGATTTTCTGGTTGACGCACTGATAAATACAAATGACGAGCGGAATGAAGAGCATACTCACTTTGGCTCGGGTGTGTAGCTATTGCGGCACATTCTTTTCCCATAGAAGATTCTGCAACATCATGCATAAGGTCGTGGATCTTACAAGTAATTTTAGAACAATACGTATACCTGATCTGTCCAATAGTATCATATTTTTGTTCAAATGGGACactcttcaaatcctgataaAATGACCTCGACTTCAGCTCATTGAAAATTTTTTCTCCAATGGTTTCAGGACACACTCCTGGTTGCTCTGGGATAAAACCATTGGCCATCCATAGGTGGATTAGACTTTGCACATCAATCTCATAATCCTTGGGAAACATAGCACAGAAAGCAAAGCATTGCCGCatatatgatggcaagcaatTGTAACTCAATTTAAGTACTGGTAAAATTCCATTTTCCTCATCACAAATAGTGCTTCTATTTAGTACAGCATCCCATTCTTGCTTGCTGGTCTTGGTACGCAGTACCGAGCCCAAAGCTGTAGCAGCCAAAGGAGAGCCAGAACATCTCTTGGCAACTTGTCCGACCATTTTAACTAGTTCACCAGGCCACTCCTCTTCTTTTGAACTGAATGCTCTTGTCTTGATAATTTTCTCTATGAAGTATGCACCCAAGCTTTCAAGTTTATAGGCTCCTTCAGTTTTGCCCATCATTAGTTTAGCAACTGCTTCATCACGAGTTGTTGTCAGTACTGAGCTACCGTTGCCACCATGCTGAAGGTAGGACTTAAGCCTTTCCCACTTGTGCTCATCACGGTTCCATACATCATCCAATACGAGTAGGTACCTCTTCCCACTCACTGCATTTTGAAGCTTCTCCAATGCTGAGCAACCAGTTGCTTTACAACCATTCTCTTTCAGTATTCTATCAGCCAGGGAATCCACCTCAAAGTTATCAGAGACACACACCCAAAGCCGCAACTGGAAATGCTTCTTGATTTCAGGGTCATTGTAAATGAGCTGCGCTAAGGTGGTCTTGCCCAACCCTCCCATTCCGACGATGGGAAGGGCCGTGAGATCCGAGCTGCTAGCTTGGGCAAGTAATCTATCAACAACATCCTTCTTCTCTTGGGCTCTTGATTCTTTGGCAATGTTCACAGGGTCGATGATATGAGAAATATTCTGCCTCAAGTAATTTGtgggctctggtggccctggttTAAACATGAACCTAAAGTCATTCATCTCTTTGATGAGGTCATCAATTTCTTGCAAGATCATACGGAGCTTGTTTGCCATCCTGTAACGGAAAACAATACGGTTGCGAGTAGGGAAGAGCTTTATTACATCCATGCTGAGGTCCTTGTAGCGGCCCTCCTCCTTGGCTTTGCGGCGCAGCGCCTCGTACTTGAACTCGTCGAGGACATCATTCGCCTGGTAGGCAACCTTCCGAACCTCCTCTAGCCAAACTTTCGCCCCTTCTCTCTTGGCTGCTGCCTGTTCCTCGGCGTCGATCATGACGTCCAGGATGTGCAACAACTTGCGCTTGAGGAGCTCGTGCTGCTTCTCCATGCCCTCCATCACCTTGTACTGGTCCAGGAGGTAGCTGGAGGCCTTCTCGTTCACCATGGACACCAGTGGCCCGACCACCATGGTGGCCAGTACCTCAGCCATGGCTACGCCTGGAGCTCCAAAACACAAGGAAACACAGATGCGGTATGGAGAGAGCTAGCTGGTGAAGCCAAGCAATAGTTGGTTTCAGTAGCTAGAAATCAATATGTAGCAAGAGCTGATATCAGGAAGGGGTGGTGGACGTTCCCTTTCCAGATGGAGTACCCTGCACCTGTCCTAACGCTCTGACACTGTCCCAGTGCCCACCAGTAGTTGTCCACTTTGTGTAGCGACTGTCATTATCATTCACAGAATTATGAAGCGGGACGTGACACCATTTTCTTCTTGCAGTACGTAAAAAATCTCAACCTTTGATTTGAACCGAAACAAATATAAGTAATGACCAAATGATTCAAGAATTTTTTACACCAAGCTCACTTTCTGTACAAGTGAACACGCATACAACCATGCATTGGAAAAAAATGGATCCACAGTGCTCCCTCTTTTATGCGAAATTCTGGATGTTTTAGACATTATCTCGCGTACGTCACGGAGTGATTTATTAATGTGCCTATTTCCGATCTTGCCCATATTTAATACAGTGGTTATCTATTGCTATTTGCTTGTCAAATACGCTGGCGAGCTGTGAAGGACTTGTATACGATGGGCCACACGCAGGAGACGAATGGGCACGCGGTGCTGGTTTAATGTCACTAGCAGCGCTAATAAGTAGAGAATGCAGACAGGCTGGACTAATCAACAAAACTGGCCGATTATTCCATTCCAACTATGAAATTTTTCGACAGGGATGTAAGTTAAGCAGGTTACCTGAAATTTTTCTACAGGGAACTATAGTATGCAAACTAAATTGACTGTAATTTCAAACGAATATATGCAAAATTGTGAGAATTATAGCATCCTTgggggaaaaggaaagaaaattcATGAGGAGCTGGTAGAAGAGGTCAAGGGAGTACACGTTGTCCTTTTTGGCGAAGTAGATGGGGGCGGGGCAGGGGATGCGGTCAAGCACGGCGTTCCTCTTGGGTAGGCCGCATAGCTCCATCAGGTGTGTCGGGCACGTCGTGGTGGGAGGCGAGGTCATGGGTACATGACCCCACATCCTGGAGCAGTGTGGCGGTGCACGAGCAGGAAGAGGATGGCGACAAAGTCGAGAAGGAAATTTCATTCAATCTACATAAAATTCTCACCCTCGATTTGAATAGAAAGAAATATGAATAGTGACCACAAATAATTAAAGAAAATTTTAAAGCACCAAGCGAAAAGTCATACAATCATCGAAAAAACTGGATCCACAGTACTCCCCATGATTTCAAAAATCCAGACACGTGCTTGACTTATAAATTGCAATGGTAACCAGCATATAAAGATTAAGGCATGACAATGATAGCTCGAAGATGCATCCATGTTGTAGCCATAAGCAGCAATAATACAAAAATCTAGATGTTTTACACATTGTTGTATCACGTGCTGATTTATTAGGGTGCCTATTTTGAGACGAAATTTAAGGCAAGAGCCAAACCTCGTCATGGTGGATAGGAGCCGGTATTGTAACAACTCATCCCTTCATTTGTTTTATCAATTCAGAAAAGGTGGATTACAAGAAACAAGTCAGCCGAACTGGAAATGGGATTGCTAGTTGTTGTCTGTCCTGTGCTTTTCCTTGTGAGACTGGTGGCTGCTCCATCTGGTATTCCGAAATTCAGTGGCAGCACAAGCTCACAGCACGCTAGTGTAGTGTGGTGCAGATCGCCACAACTATTTAGTTAGAATTCGCTTCACATCGTGACATGGTTGACACCAAACATCCTGTTTATAATGGCAACAAATCAAATCTACACGGAGAAGGCAGAGATATCAGTTTACCATCTCAAAACCGTCGAAACCCGCAGCACCGAAACCGTTTAACTCTTGGCTCATCGCGGTTTGGCCTGGTTTTTGCTGCTAAACCGGGGAACCGGATCATGAACAGCCCTAAGGCCAAGTGGATTGTCCAGCTGAGCGCTAGCTTAAACTTGGCGAGGTAGCGCGAGTGTGAGCTTGTGGCAGCTGCACTGGTAGCAGAAGCCATTGAGGCAGATGGCTCCCTGACAGATATACAGTAGCGCAAGTTATGAATCTGGGCCAGGCTCAGCTGCTAGCTCCCGACACACACTTATGAAGCGGGACGTGAGACCATTTTCTCGTTCCTGTACATATAAATCCTAACCTCTGATTTTGAACACAGAGAAGTACAAACAATGACCGCAAATAATGCAAGAATTTTTAAACAGCAAGCTCACTTTCTGTACAAATGAACACTCTTACAATCATTGGAAAACTAGATCTCCACAGTGCTCCATCTGGTTTGAAAATTCTGGACGTTTCAGACAGCATCAAGGAGCGGTTTATTAGGGTGCCTATTTCGGATTTTGGCTGTATTAAGAACGGTGGTGGAGCTAGTGCTATTTGCCGCTGCCTAGAAGGTTTGACGTGTGCGCTGCTGCCAGTTTCTAGATACAATCATGCAAGCCGACACTGGTCGCCATTCTTTTCCATGGAAGCGAGCGAGAGAGAAGGACGCCGAGAACGCCGGTGAGCGGTGAAGGACTGCAGATGATGGACCACACGCTGGATTTAGTGGCATGCTACCACGGCGCCGTGAAAGAGGAAGCGGCGTGCGGCGCTAATTTCGTACAGAAGAATTAATGCCGACAGGCTGTACTAGTCACCTAAACTCACCTAAACTGACCGATTATTCCATTACATGCTATATGAAAATTTTCGACAGGGACGTAAGCTAAGCAGGTTACCAGATATTTTCCGTTAAGGAATTACGGAATGCGAATTAAATTGACTGTAATTTCAGACGAATATATGCAAACCTGTGAGAATTGCAGCATCATTGGgcggaagagagggaaaaaaaaggaaaaatcaTGAGGATTGGGATGTCACTGTCGACTGCGGAGCTGGTAGAAGAGGTCAATGGGGTACACCCTGTCCTCGCCGGCGAAGTAGACGAGGCCAGGGGAACGCGGTGCTGCTCGATGCCGCCGAGCGCCGCATTCCCCTGGCGCGGGTCGCGGCGGGAGGCGAGGCGGGTCAGCGGGGCAGCGCACGGGCGCTCGACGACgagccggagcggcggcgggcgggacgAGAACGTCAGCACTGCGACAGCCATGGCTTCCGGATTttggaggaaggggaaggaggcgGACTTGTCAGTGTTCACATcgatggcgagcagcagcgaCGGGAAGAGCTGAATCCGCAGGAGGCCCACTTGACGGTGTTCAGCATGTGGGCCCACGTTAACGACAATCGAACGCCTTCTGAGCACCAGTGGAATGCCGTGGGCGCATCCTGTGGCGGAGTAGAGGTCCAGGAAGGCGTGGAGGACGTGCTGGGGTCCCTGGCTCCTGGGTGAGGACCAGCGCCGAACACCCTGCAGGCGGCCGGCGTCGCACGGTGCAGCCTCTGTGGTGGTAGCAAGGATGCTACCGCCGCAGGCGCCGTGACTCGTATCAGGCGTCGGCGGTGCTGGAGGCATCCACGAGCCTATTGCCGATGATGTCGAGTGCGGTTGTTAAACTTTGGGTTGTGACAACCTTCACCTCTAACTCCTATGCTACATAGTTAGGCCCCCTTTGGAACGTAGAATAGGAAAAATACAGGAATTGAGATGGTAGATGTTTTGAATCCTACAGGAATTAAAACCACACGAATTGAGATGAGAATGCCTTTGGTAGCACCATAGGAAAAATAAAGAAATCACTTTGCTTTGATTTTGAATTTGAAAGAAGCTACTAGCCGTTGCAGCAAGCTATCAGTTGCCTTGTATTTGCATGCTAGCCGTTGCCCAGCTAGCCATCCGTTGCCTTGCTAGCTAGCTGTTGCCTTGCAAGACCGTTGCCTTTGTATGCCTTTATAAAGCACTAGCTTATACATTGCAACACAAAGAAGCGAAACTTGTTTCCCCCTTCAACAAACAAAGGCAATCTGGTGAGTCACTTAGCTCTTCATGCGTACTTAACAATTTTTCTGCATATATGTTAGTCATGATGGTAGATGTTTTTCTTATGCTTAATTCATTCCAGGCAATAACAGTTGATAAAAGAAGCTAGCAAAGTGTTATTTTTGGTTGTCACTTTCATGGATCGAAACTATCAAAGAAGGTCACCAAATGAAGATGAGTTCATGCTTTTTGTTCTTCTGACTTTAGAAAGCAGTTCATCACAACCATCTACAAAGATACCTATGCACACATCCAAACTTTCAGGAGCATCTCGTGTTCAAGAAATCTTAACTGGGCATAAGATCCTAAGTAAAAGAAATTTCCGTATGGAACTTAGTGTTTTTCATGCTTTGCTACACAAGCTTCGTGAGAAATAACTCCTTACTGATTCAAGAGTTGTCTCGGTTAAAGAACAAGTTGCTATATTTTTATATGCACTAGCAAAAAATGCAAGTAATAAGACATTGGCAGATTTCTTCCAACACAGTGGAGAAACAATAAGTCGATACTTTGGAGCTGTGCTTGATGCAATTACACAGCTAACATGCATATATACTCGTCCACTGTCTCTACATCCACATCAGATCTTGAGAAGACCAAAATTTCACCCCTTTTTTCAGGTATAAACAAATATATATTCCGGTCGttatcttgaaatttcaaaatATCTATCATATGAACAGCAATGAATATTAAATTTCTTTTTATGCAGGATTGTGTTGGCTCTATTGATGGGACACATGTGCCAATGATACTTCCGCTGGAACAGCAAGAACCTTATAGGAATAGAAAGCAAACAATTTCTCAAAATGTGATGCTAGCATGCAATTTTGATTTGAAGTTTGTCCACGTACATGCCAGTTGGGAGGGATCCGCTTCAGATGCAAGAGTTCTACAAGATGCACTTGATCATGGCCTAGTAGTACCACCTGGTAAATTTTTTCTTGTGGATGCTGGTTATGCAAACACAACACAGTTCCTTGCACCGTATCGTGGAACAAGGTATCACTTACAAGAACAAGGAGGAGCCAATCAAAAGCCTCGGAATTACAAGGAGCTGTTTAATCTTCGACATGCACAACTGAGAAACCATATTGAGAGATCAATTGGTATATTGAAAATGAGATTTACTATACTAAGGACTGGCTCACACTATCCTGTTGATAAGCAAGTTGATATATCAGTTGCTTGTTGTGTTCTACACAACTTTATACGCCTACATAATGGAGATATGCAGTGGCCAACTAATTCCAATGATGAGTTAGATCCAGAACAGGTTGTTGAAATGCCAAGTGGTGACCACAACTATAACAGTGATATGCAGAGATTTAATAATTCTAGAGAAGCTGGAAATCAAAAGAGAGATGCTATAGCACATCAGATGTGGGAACAATATGTAACTCACAGGATTTAAACATTGTACTGCTACAAATATTGTACTCTTACTATTGTACTGCTAGAACAATATGTAGCTCACAGGACTTAAACATTATACTGCAAGAAATGTTGTACTCTTACTATTGTACTGCTAGAACTATAGTACTTCTACTACTATCAGCCATAAGTTGCATAT is part of the Panicum hallii strain FIL2 chromosome 2, PHallii_v3.1, whole genome shotgun sequence genome and encodes:
- the LOC112881802 gene encoding putative disease resistance protein RGA4 isoform X2, whose translation is MAEVLATMVVGPLVSMVNEKASSYLLDQYKVMEGMEKQHELLKRKLLHILDVMIDAEEQAAAKREGAKVWLEEVRKVAYQANDVLDEFKYEALRRKAKEEGRYKDLSMDVIKLFPTRNRIVFRYRMANKLRMILQEIDDLIKEMNDFRFMFKPGPPEPTNYLRQNISHIIDPVNIAKESRAQEKKDVVDRLLAQASSSDLTALPIVGMGGLGKTTLAQLIYNDPEIKKHFQLRLWVCVSDNFEVDSLADRILKENGCKATGCSALEKLQNAVSGKRYLLVLDDVWNRDEHKWERLKSYLQHGGNGSSVLTTTRDEAVAKLMMGKTEGAYKLESLGAYFIEKIIKTRAFSSKEEEWPGELVKMVGQVAKRCSGSPLAATALGSVLRTKTSKQEWDAVLNRSTICDEENGILPVLKLSYNCLPSYMRQCFAFCAMFPKDYEIDVQSLIHLWMANGFIPEQPGVCPETIGEKIFNELKSRSFYQDLKSVPFEQKYDTIGQIRYTYCSKITCKIHDLMHDVAESSMGKECAAIATHPSQKKGSPAFQTLICDGYVKEDLKILSKYNSIRALKIKRGSFLRPKYLHHLRYLDLSESEIEALPEDISILYHLQTLKLSYCRKLERLPKELKYLTSLRHLYTHGCRKLKSMPGGLGHLTSLQTLTCFVAGTDSGCSNVRELQDLDLGGRLELRQLENVTGANGAQAAGLGNKKNLTELELRWTDGDQEAQNSNHEEVVEGLKPHDGLKVLRIYSCGSSTFPTWMDMLNGMVELKLSGCKRLEKLPALWQLPALEILHLKGLESLHCLCSGATTAVTFQKLKVLFLFKMPKFEAWLDTDVVQGEGLIFPMVEELEIRECGSLTALPKAASVITESSGGVDTKCRSAFPALRKLFLFNLSALERWGAAEGTPGEEVTFPLLEDLEIIVCPKLTGLPETPKLGELVILGEDMSLQAVSRCIPSLSSLRLNVSPDDTETTLLHVKQKWNHELPLAAMTLIRCDLLFSSHPGALALWTCFARLVDLTIRNCNALVYWPENVFQVLVSLRRLSIWRCSKLTGHTQASDGQSAPERGGLLPHLESLSIGGCTSLVEVPNLPASLKTLLIGGCGDNIKSIIFGQHESVMPVGGEGVVQPDTSSLISGSNGSEATASTAVLKLSSAANHRSLPCLEFLLISDCAHLSEVANLPPSIKILEILSCDNLQSLSGKLDAVQELTIRFCGRLESLESCVGELRSLELLKLDGCRSLVSLPDGSQAYSSLRYLEIQDCDSIKLLPRSLRSRLDCLKEKDLDARYEETTWKRAIRTLVRARNSRLRT
- the LOC112881802 gene encoding putative disease resistance protein RGA4 isoform X1 gives rise to the protein MAEVLATMVVGPLVSMVNEKASSYLLDQYKVMEGMEKQHELLKRKLLHILDVMIDAEEQAAAKREGAKVWLEEVRKVAYQANDVLDEFKYEALRRKAKEEGRYKDLSMDVIKLFPTRNRIVFRYRMANKLRMILQEIDDLIKEMNDFRFMFKPGPPEPTNYLRQNISHIIDPVNIAKESRAQEKKDVVDRLLAQASSSDLTALPIVGMGGLGKTTLAQLIYNDPEIKKHFQLRLWVCVSDNFEVDSLADRILKENGCKATGCSALEKLQNAVSGKRYLLVLDDVWNRDEHKWERLKSYLQHGGNGSSVLTTTRDEAVAKLMMGKTEGAYKLESLGAYFIEKIIKTRAFSSKEEEWPGELVKMVGQVAKRCSGSPLAATALGSVLRTKTSKQEWDAVLNRSTICDEENGILPVLKLSYNCLPSYMRQCFAFCAMFPKDYEIDVQSLIHLWMANGFIPEQPGVCPETIGEKIFNELKSRSFYQDLKSVPFEQKYDTIGQIRYTYCSKITCKIHDLMHDVAESSMGKECAAIATHPSQSEYALHSARHLYLSVRQPENLLNASVEKGSPAFQTLICDGYVKEDLKILSKYNSIRALKIKRGSFLRPKYLHHLRYLDLSESEIEALPEDISILYHLQTLKLSYCRKLERLPKELKYLTSLRHLYTHGCRKLKSMPGGLGHLTSLQTLTCFVAGTDSGCSNVRELQDLDLGGRLELRQLENVTGANGAQAAGLGNKKNLTELELRWTDGDQEAQNSNHEEVVEGLKPHDGLKVLRIYSCGSSTFPTWMDMLNGMVELKLSGCKRLEKLPALWQLPALEILHLKGLESLHCLCSGATTAVTFQKLKVLFLFKMPKFEAWLDTDVVQGEGLIFPMVEELEIRECGSLTALPKAASVITESSGGVDTKCRSAFPALRKLFLFNLSALERWGAAEGTPGEEVTFPLLEDLEIIVCPKLTGLPETPKLGELVILGEDMSLQAVSRCIPSLSSLRLNVSPDDTETTLLHVKQKWNHELPLAAMTLIRCDLLFSSHPGALALWTCFARLVDLTIRNCNALVYWPENVFQVLVSLRRLSIWRCSKLTGHTQASDGQSAPERGGLLPHLESLSIGGCTSLVEVPNLPASLKTLLIGGCGDNIKSIIFGQHESVMPVGGEGVVQPDTSSLISGSNGSEATASTAVLKLSSAANHRSLPCLEFLLISDCAHLSEVANLPPSIKILEILSCDNLQSLSGKLDAVQELTIRFCGRLESLESCVGELRSLELLKLDGCRSLVSLPDGSQAYSSLRYLEIQDCDSIKLLPRSLRSRLDCLKEKDLDARYEETTWKRAIRTLVRARNSRLRT